The Ranitomeya imitator isolate aRanImi1 chromosome 8, aRanImi1.pri, whole genome shotgun sequence genome window below encodes:
- the JAGN1 gene encoding protein jagunal homolog 1, which translates to MASRAGPRAAGTDGNDYLHRERVANHYQMSVSLKNEIKKLIYAHIFIWVLLAAQTTVAQLKLVSHDLVAMPYQWEYPYLLSIVPSLFGLFAFPRNNISYLVISMISTGLFSIAPLIYGSMEMFPMAQQLYRHGKAYRFIFGFSAVSVMYLVMVVAVQVHAWQIYYSKKLLDSWFTSTQEKKKK; encoded by the exons ATGGCTTCCCGTGCAGGTCCTCGGGCGGCCGGGACGGATGGAAATGATTATCTACATCGAGAAAGAGTGGCCAATCATTATCAGATGAG CGTGTCTCTAAAGAATGAAATCAAGAAACTGATCTACGCTCACATCTTCATCTGGGTGCTGCTCGCAGCTCAGACAACTGTGGCCCAGCTGAAACTAGTGTCCCACGATCTGGTAGCCATGCCGTACCAGTGGGAGTACCCGTACCTCCTGAGCATCGTGCCCTCTCTCTTCGGGTTGTTCGCCTTCCCTCGGAACAACATCAGTTACCTGGTGATCTCCATGATCAGCACCGGCCTCTTCTCTATCGCCCCCTTGATCTACGGCAGCATGGAAATGTTCCCCATGGCCCAGCAGTTGTACCGCCACGGCAAAGCTTACCGCTTCATCTTCGGCTTCTCTGCCGTCTCCGTCATGTACTTGGTTATGGTTGTGGCCGTGCAGGTTCACGCCTGGCAGATTTACTACAGCAAGAAGCTCCTGGACTCGTGGTTCACCAGTACTCAGGAGAAGAAGAAAAAGTGA